A stretch of Stenotrophomonas indicatrix DNA encodes these proteins:
- a CDS encoding helix-turn-helix transcriptional regulator translates to MTGMPPTAMALLAEMASLAGCQRAEGYACITARREHGASSVEIPQPQFAILLEGRKQVRTAHQSLTFVPGDILLITQRCRIDVVNTPDPQTGRYLSAIVPLCTEVLAAARTLWSEALPTAGAALARQALGDHATVLRSWRQSLQDGHYSEARLALATLVLAWCRQGHGNLLLPHAPTLGEQIRDRIAAEPARDWHSRDVEAHFALSGATLRRRLAAEATSLRQLLTEARLAHGMQLLYTTDLPLKTVAARAGYRSAASFSKRFAEQYGLAPTDI, encoded by the coding sequence ATGACCGGTATGCCCCCCACCGCCATGGCACTACTGGCGGAGATGGCCAGCCTGGCCGGCTGCCAACGCGCTGAGGGCTATGCCTGCATCACCGCCCGCCGCGAGCACGGTGCCAGTTCGGTGGAGATTCCCCAGCCACAGTTCGCCATCCTGCTGGAAGGCCGCAAGCAGGTACGTACCGCCCACCAGTCGCTGACCTTCGTCCCCGGCGACATCCTGCTGATCACCCAGCGCTGCCGCATCGACGTGGTCAATACACCGGACCCGCAGACCGGCCGCTACCTCAGCGCGATCGTGCCGCTGTGCACGGAAGTCCTGGCGGCAGCGCGCACGCTGTGGAGCGAGGCCTTGCCAACGGCCGGAGCGGCGCTGGCCCGGCAGGCGCTGGGCGATCACGCCACGGTACTGCGCAGCTGGCGGCAGTCGTTGCAGGACGGCCACTACAGCGAAGCGCGGTTGGCGCTGGCCACGCTGGTGCTGGCGTGGTGCCGGCAGGGCCACGGCAACCTGCTGTTGCCGCACGCACCGACGCTGGGCGAGCAGATCCGCGACCGCATCGCCGCCGAGCCGGCCCGCGACTGGCATTCGCGCGACGTTGAGGCGCACTTCGCGCTGAGCGGTGCGACCCTGCGGCGGCGGTTGGCCGCCGAAGCCACCAGCCTGCGCCAGCTGCTGACCGAAGCGCGCCTGGCCCATGGCATGCAGCTGCTGTACACCACCGATCTGCCGTTGAAGACCGTGGCAGCGCGCGCGGGGTATCGTTCCGCAGCGAGTTTCAGCAAGCGCTTCGCCGAGCAGTACGGGCTGGCTCCCACAGATATTTGA